The bacterium genomic interval ATACGACGCCGGTCTGGCCGGTAATAAATGACAATTTTAATCGCCCGCCGATGACGAATGGTGTAATTTTCCCCGGATTCGATGTTCCAACGCTAAATTCTAAATTCGAATCATCCGCATCAGAAAAATGTGCGGCAATGGAGTCGAGCGTGGTGTCGGGATGATTGATCGTGACGGAAAAATCGGAGTACGCAAGCTCAAGCATTGGCAATTGATTGGTTGGTGAAGTCGGCGTTGCACTTAATTCATTGGAAAACCCGCTTGCGTTGAAAGCATTATCCACGGCGACGATTCTGAAATAATATGTCGTTCCAGCGTTTAATGAAAAAAATGTTTTTGTTGTGTCTCCAGTTGTAGTCGAATCAATCTGAATAGTCGGATTAACCGATGTTCCGCTGAAAATGCGGTAACGCAATATATCCGGTTCGCTGTTTTCCATCCATGATACGGTCACAAGACTGTCGCCTGCGACAACAGAAATCAACACGGGCGCATTGGGGGCGGTAATGTCCCCGGGCGTGACGGCAACTTCGTTGGAGTAGGCGCTGAGTTGATGAACGGTATCGGCGGCAGCGACGCGGAAAAAATAGGTTGTGCCATTGTTCAGGGGAGAAATAACTTTGGACGTATCGTTAATTCCGCTTGTTGAATCTACCAGCAACGTGGGGTTCGGAGACGTACCTTGATAAATATAATATTTTAAAAAATCCGGCTCCGTATTTTTTTTCCACGACAATGATGCCTGTCCATTGCCGGAAAGGGCAATTAAATCTTTAGGCGCAGCCGGCGGTACATCCGGTGCAATGAAGGTGTCGATCATCGCCAAACTGCGAAGACCTGTGAAATCTTTGGCGTAGATGAACATCCGGTATGTACTGTCTTTTTGTAAAGAACTTAAATCGGGATCGAAGCTGACGTTCACGTTGCTTCCCGATGCAAATCCGCTGTAAGACAGTGTCGCCGTATTAACCCCGGATTTGTGGAAATAATATTCCAGTGACGCAACGGGCACAACAGCTTGTGGCGCGGCGTATGTTTTGAAAAACGAATTCGCGTTCAGAATACTCCACTTTTCATTCGCGTCTTTTGCGCGAAAATACAAGGTGTGAAATCCTGACGGAACTGAGCCTATATCGACAGTGAAATTTTTCGTGATATCTGTTCCGGCAGAGATCGATAATTGGCTGCCTGCGCCTAGCCCAGGATCGTTGTCGATAAAATATTCGAGTTGGACAATGTTAGGTAATCCGGACGGTGCAGAAAAAGTTTTGAAAAACGGATTGGCATTTAAAACGGTCCACTTTCCGTTCGCGTCTTTTGCCCGAAGATACAAGGTGTGAAATCCTGACGGAACTGAGCCTATGTCGACGGTGAAGTTTTTTGTGATATCCGTACCGGGAGTGATCGTTAGTTGGGTTCCCAAACCTAGCCCAGGGTCGTTGTCGATGAAATATTCAAGCTGGACAATGTTAGGTAATCCGGACGGTGCAGAAAAAGTTTTGAAAAACGGATTGGCATTTAAAACGGTCCACTTTCCGTTCGCGTCTTTTGCCCGAAGATACAAGGTGTGAAATCCTGACGGAACTGAGCCTATGTCGACGGTGAAGTTTTTTGTGATATCCGTACCGGGAGTGATCGTTAGTTGGGTTCCCAAACCTAGCCCAGGGTCGTTGTCGATGAAATATTCAAGCTGGACAATGTTAGGTAATCCGGACGGTGCAGAAAAAGTTTTGAAAAACGGATTGGCATTGAGCACCGTCCAGAGTCCTTTGGAATCCTGCACGCGAACGTAGAGTGTATGAAATCCCGAACTAAGTGCGTCCGTATTGATGCTGAACGATTCGGTAATATCGCTCCCAATAGGATTGACAACGACATTCGTTCCAGCTCCGAAGCCGGGATCGTTGTCAAAAAAATATTCCATCTTCACTATATTTTGAAGCGCCGGACCGGCTCCGTACGTTTTGAAGAACGGATACGCATTCGTGATACTCCACAAACTATTGTTATCGCGCGTACGTACGTACAACGAATGAAACCCATCGGATATTGTGGCCAGTGGCACGCTGAAATTGAGCGTGACACTCGCGCCAGGAGCCGCCACAGTAATCGGAGTTCCGTTACCAAAACCCGGATCGGAATCGATAAAATATTCCGCGCGGTTTATGTTTTGACCGGCAAGCCAACCCGTACAGAGCCACCAAAAAACAAACAGAATTTTTTTCATAAAATTTTTTCTGTATTCAATTTCTGTGCGGGTTAATTATTGGATTTCGCTTTCACCGTCACGTTACTCAAGTCTGAATTCGCTGTAATTTCATAGATAGACGGAATAGGCGGCACGCCGGAAAGAACATACGCGTTATTTTCACTGGTATCGAACATGCCGCAGTCGGCGCCGCCAAAGCCGGCATTGTCTGCCGGGCCAGCGGGTTGGATCTGCCATCGTGCGTCGGCGCTTCCGGTTAAAGTAAAGACCGATGACATTGATTGATTTATCTTACAGAAATAGGGAGTGCCCGTATAAGAATTGAATTGCGTGCTGTTTGAAATGCAGTTATAGGGAGTGCTTCCGGTAACCGTGAAAGTGCCTTGATATAAAATGTTATTATTAAATTGTATCGAATGAATGGTAACATGTTGTCGAATAACATTATTAAAAACTTCCCCGGTAGTTGAATAAGGGATATATAGCGCAGAATAAGTAGTGCCAGCTTTATCGATGAAATTATTTTTGATATAGATACGCGTAGCGCCATTAACTCCGTCAGAACCAACATTGATGGTTGGATTACCACTGGAACTATTGTTTTGGAAAAGATAATTTTGTGATATCGTAATA includes:
- a CDS encoding cadherin-like domain-containing protein, translating into MKKILFVFWWLCTGWLAGQNINRAEYFIDSDPGFGNGTPITVAAPGASVTLNFSVPLATISDGFHSLYVRTRDNNSLWSITNAYPFFKTYGAGPALQNIVKMEYFFDNDPGFGAGTNVVVNPIGSDITESFSINTDALSSGFHTLYVRVQDSKGLWTVLNANPFFKTFSAPSGLPNIVQLEYFIDNDPGLGLGTQLTITPGTDITKNFTVDIGSVPSGFHTLYLRAKDANGKWTVLNANPFFKTFSAPSGLPNIVQLEYFIDNDPGLGLGTQLTITPGTDITKNFTVDIGSVPSGFHTLYLRAKDANGKWTVLNANPFFKTFSAPSGLPNIVQLEYFIDNDPGLGAGSQLSISAGTDITKNFTVDIGSVPSGFHTLYFRAKDANEKWSILNANSFFKTYAAPQAVVPVASLEYYFHKSGVNTATLSYSGFASGSNVNVSFDPDLSSLQKDSTYRMFIYAKDFTGLRSLAMIDTFIAPDVPPAAPKDLIALSGNGQASLSWKKNTEPDFLKYYIYQGTSPNPTLLVDSTSGINDTSKVISPLNNGTTYFFRVAAADTVHQLSAYSNEVAVTPGDITAPNAPVLISVVAGDSLVTVSWMENSEPDILRYRIFSGTSVNPTIQIDSTTTGDTTKTFFSLNAGTTYYFRIVAVDNAFNASGFSNELSATPTSPTNQLPMLELAYSDFSVTINHPDTTLDSIAAHFSDADDSNLEFSVGTSNPGKITPFVIGGRLKLSFITGQTGVVSIYVTATDDSNAAVSDTFNITIDAVNAQPIAANDNATTTFQTAVTIHVLNNDIDPDGNTLTIQSVSNGTNGSTVKNSGDTTITYTPNNGFSGNDQFTYIVTDGNGGLDTASVSVTVSAPIALTLTTSVLQNPALSKYADIYVVGDTTLQSVPVVRRIIGGDSASVIMSGSGSIYHGTIEFTQNGAYTIRTHATSVTGSAVVQIRSFNVTLAKPSLTAQLKSLSEQSVLTIPKLSLKNETYFTAFEKEQAGETIVEFGPSGSWAQPLELTMTYEPSAWKNPGKLFIYHYTVDGWKPLRTQVFQNERQAKAFVTELGLFKLMENEQFEGTNVVPSAFSLNQNYPNPFNPTTTIVYDLAKDETVELSVYNMLGQKVKTLTNGFQLAGQYRVLWDGTNLNGQSAASGVYFYRIKSSSFVKTKKMLLIR